A window from Parambassis ranga chromosome 13, fParRan2.1, whole genome shotgun sequence encodes these proteins:
- the LOC114445390 gene encoding tripartite motif-containing protein 3-like isoform X2 — MSVTMAKRETGSTSPVVRQIDKQFLVCSICLDHYHNPKVLPCLHTFCERCLQNYIPPQSLTLSCPVCRQTSILPEKGVAALQNNFFITNLMEVLQRDPECSRPESCNVLESANAATTCQPLSCPNHEGKVMEFYCESCETAMCLECTEGEHREHVTVPLRDVLEQHKSALKNQLDTVRNRLPQLTAAIDLVNEISKQLTERKNEAVSEISNTFDELEKALHQRKTALITEVENICSTKQKVLQAQLTALLQGKENIESSCNFTEHAMSHGSATEVLLVQKQMGERVSALARHTFPEHPHENGHLECQVETDGLRRSIQNLGVLITTGTVGHTSVATGEGLRHALVGQHTTITVTTKDKDGELVKTGNASLRAEIVSADGVCTEAEVIDNKNGTYEVGYTLRSEGEFTFSLLLYEQPVRGSPFRLRAVKPSDVLQSPDDVKRRVKSPSGGGGHVRQKAVRRPSSMYSTTKKKENPIEDELIYRVGTRGRDKGEFTNLQGISTSGNGRIVVADSNNQCIQVFSNDGQFKMRFGVRGRSPGQLQRPTGVTVDMNGDIIVADYDNRWISIFSSDGKFKSKIGAGRLMGPKGVAVDKNGHIITVDNKACCVFIFQSNGKLVTKFGARGTSDRHFAGPHFVAVNNKNEIVVTDFHNHSVKVYNADGEFLFKFGSHGEGNGQFNAPTGVAVDSNGNIIVADWGNSRIQVFDSSGSFLSYINTSADPLYGPQGLALTSDGHVAVADSGNHCFKVYRYLQ; from the exons ATGTCTGTCACTATGGCTAAGCGTGAGACTGGCAGCACCAGCCCAGTGGTCAGGCAGATAGACAAGCAGTTTTTGGTCTGCAGCATCTGTTTGGACCATTATCACAACCCCAAGGTTTTGCCATGCCTGCACACCTTCTGTGAGAG ATGCCTTCAGAACTACATCCCTCCCCAGTCTTTGACGCTTTCGTGTCCAGTATGCAGACAAACCTCTATCTTGCCAGAGAAGGGTGTGGCAGCCCTGCAGAACAACTTTTTCATCACAAACCTAATGGAGGTGTTACAGCGAGACCCGGAGTGCAGCCGACCTGAGTCATGCAACGTTCTGGAGTCAGCTAATGCAGCTACTACCTGTCAGCCCCTTTCTTGCCCCAACCATGAGGGCAAG GTGATGGAGTTCTACTGCGAGTCATGTGAAACGGCCATGTGTCTGGAGTGTACAGAAGGAGAACACAGAGAACATGTGACAGTTCCTCTGAGGGATGTGCTGGAACAGCATAAGTCAGCTCTTAAAAATCAGCTGGACACTGTGCGCAACAG ACTACCTCAGCTGACGGCTGCCATTGACCTTGTGAATGAGATCTCCAAGCAGCttacagagaggaaaaatgagGCCGTGTCTGAAATCAGTAATACTTTTGATGAGCTGGAGAAGGCCTTACATCAGCGCAAGACTGCTCTCATTACTGAAGtggaaaacatctgcagcaccaagcagaag GTGCTTCAAGCTCAGTTGACTGCCTTGCTTCAGGGCAAAGAGAACATTGAAAGCAGCTGCAACTTCACTGAGCATGCCATGAGCCATGGCAGTGCCACTGAGGTCCTGCTGGtccagaaacaaatgggtgagcGGGTCAGTGCTCTCGCACGACACACCTTTCCCGAACATCCACATGAAAATGGACACCTGGAATGCCAGGTAGAGACGGATGGACTGAGACGCTCCATCCAGAACTTGGGAGTCCTGATCACAACAGGGACTGTAGGTCATACTAGTGTTGCCACTGGTGAGGGGCTGCGACACGCACTAGTTGGCCAGCACACCACCATCACAGTCACTACTAAAGACAAGGATGGAGAACTAGTGAAAACTGGTAATGCCTCTCTCAGGGCAGAGATTGTGTCTGCAGATGGAGTGTGCACAGAAGCTGAGGTGATAGACAACAAGAATGGCACCTACGAGGTTGGATACACCCTCCGCTCTGAGGGAGAGTTTACCTTCTCTTTGCTGTTATATGAACAGCCTGTGAGGGGGAGTCCGTTCCGTCTGCGGGCTGTCAAGCCTTCAGATGTACTCCAGTCGCCAGACGATGTGAAGAGACGAGTGAAGTCCccgagtggaggaggaggtcacGTTCGACAGAAGGCTGTGCGCAGGCCCTCAAGCATGTACAGCACCACCAAGAAAAAGGAAAACCCAATAGAGGATGAGCTGATCTACAGAGTGG GAACCAGAGGGCGAGATAAAGGAGAGTTCACAAACCTTCAAGGCATCTCAACCTCCGGTAATGGGCGGATTGTGGTGGCAGACAGCAACAACCAGTGCATACAG GTATTCTCTAATGATGGCCAGTTTAAGATGAGGTTTGGGGTAAGAGGCCGTTCACCGGGGCAACTGCAGCGTCCCACAGGGGTCACAGTGGACATGAATGGTGACATAATTGTAGCTGACTATGACAATAGATGGATTAGCATCTTCTCTTCAGATGGCAAGTTCAAG AGTAAAATTGGTGCAGGGAGACTGATGGGACCCAAAGGTGTGGCTGTGGATAAAAATGGGCATATCATCACAGTTGATAACAAGGCCTGCTGTGTCTTCATCTTCCAATCCAATGGGAAGCTTGTGACAAAGTTTGGAGCCAGAGGAACATCAGACAGACACTTTGCAG GTCCGCACTTTGTGGCCGTGAATAACAAAAATGAGATTGTGGTAACAGACTTCCATAACCATTCAGTCAAG GTGTACAATGCAGATGGAGAGTTCCTGTTTAAATTTGGCTCCCATGGAGAGGGAAATGGCCAGTTCAATGCTCCAACAGGCGTGGCTGTGGATTCAAATGGAAACATTATTGTGGCTGATTGGGGCAACAGTCGGATCCAG GTGTTCGACAGCTCAGGGTCCTTCCTCTCCTATATCAATACATCAGCAGACCCGCTGTATGGCCCACAGGGATTGGCCCTCACCTCTGATGGACATGTGGCAGTGGCAGACTCTGGGAACCACTGCTTTAAGGTCTACCGCTACCTGCAGTAG
- the LOC114445390 gene encoding tripartite motif-containing protein 3-like isoform X1 yields the protein MSVTMAKRETGSTSPVVRQIDKQFLVCSICLDHYHNPKVLPCLHTFCERCLQNYIPPQSLTLSCPVCRQTSILPEKGVAALQNNFFITNLMEVLQRDPECSRPESCNVLESANAATTCQPLSCPNHEGKVMEFYCESCETAMCLECTEGEHREHVTVPLRDVLEQHKSALKNQLDTVRNRLPQLTAAIDLVNEISKQLTERKNEAVSEISNTFDELEKALHQRKTALITEVENICSTKQKVLQAQLTALLQGKENIESSCNFTEHAMSHGSATEVLLVQKQMGERVSALARHTFPEHPHENGHLECQVETDGLRRSIQNLGVLITTGTVGHTSVATGEGLRHALVGQHTTITVTTKDKDGELVKTGNASLRAEIVSADGVCTEAEVIDNKNGTYEVGYTLRSEGEFTFSLLLYEQPVRGSPFRLRAVKPSDVLQSPDDVKRRVKSPSGGGGHVRQKAVRRPSSMYSTTKKKENPIEDELIYRVGTRGRDKGEFTNLQGISTSGNGRIVVADSNNQCIQVFSNDGQFKMRFGVRGRSPGQLQRPTGVTVDMNGDIIVADYDNRWISIFSSDGKFKSKIGAGRLMGPKGVAVDKNGHIITVDNKACCVFIFQSNGKLVTKFGARGTSDRHFAEKSGANIALETKISKSGPVFSPHFVAVNNKNEIVVTDFHNHSVKVYNADGEFLFKFGSHGEGNGQFNAPTGVAVDSNGNIIVADWGNSRIQVFDSSGSFLSYINTSADPLYGPQGLALTSDGHVAVADSGNHCFKVYRYLQ from the exons ATGTCTGTCACTATGGCTAAGCGTGAGACTGGCAGCACCAGCCCAGTGGTCAGGCAGATAGACAAGCAGTTTTTGGTCTGCAGCATCTGTTTGGACCATTATCACAACCCCAAGGTTTTGCCATGCCTGCACACCTTCTGTGAGAG ATGCCTTCAGAACTACATCCCTCCCCAGTCTTTGACGCTTTCGTGTCCAGTATGCAGACAAACCTCTATCTTGCCAGAGAAGGGTGTGGCAGCCCTGCAGAACAACTTTTTCATCACAAACCTAATGGAGGTGTTACAGCGAGACCCGGAGTGCAGCCGACCTGAGTCATGCAACGTTCTGGAGTCAGCTAATGCAGCTACTACCTGTCAGCCCCTTTCTTGCCCCAACCATGAGGGCAAG GTGATGGAGTTCTACTGCGAGTCATGTGAAACGGCCATGTGTCTGGAGTGTACAGAAGGAGAACACAGAGAACATGTGACAGTTCCTCTGAGGGATGTGCTGGAACAGCATAAGTCAGCTCTTAAAAATCAGCTGGACACTGTGCGCAACAG ACTACCTCAGCTGACGGCTGCCATTGACCTTGTGAATGAGATCTCCAAGCAGCttacagagaggaaaaatgagGCCGTGTCTGAAATCAGTAATACTTTTGATGAGCTGGAGAAGGCCTTACATCAGCGCAAGACTGCTCTCATTACTGAAGtggaaaacatctgcagcaccaagcagaag GTGCTTCAAGCTCAGTTGACTGCCTTGCTTCAGGGCAAAGAGAACATTGAAAGCAGCTGCAACTTCACTGAGCATGCCATGAGCCATGGCAGTGCCACTGAGGTCCTGCTGGtccagaaacaaatgggtgagcGGGTCAGTGCTCTCGCACGACACACCTTTCCCGAACATCCACATGAAAATGGACACCTGGAATGCCAGGTAGAGACGGATGGACTGAGACGCTCCATCCAGAACTTGGGAGTCCTGATCACAACAGGGACTGTAGGTCATACTAGTGTTGCCACTGGTGAGGGGCTGCGACACGCACTAGTTGGCCAGCACACCACCATCACAGTCACTACTAAAGACAAGGATGGAGAACTAGTGAAAACTGGTAATGCCTCTCTCAGGGCAGAGATTGTGTCTGCAGATGGAGTGTGCACAGAAGCTGAGGTGATAGACAACAAGAATGGCACCTACGAGGTTGGATACACCCTCCGCTCTGAGGGAGAGTTTACCTTCTCTTTGCTGTTATATGAACAGCCTGTGAGGGGGAGTCCGTTCCGTCTGCGGGCTGTCAAGCCTTCAGATGTACTCCAGTCGCCAGACGATGTGAAGAGACGAGTGAAGTCCccgagtggaggaggaggtcacGTTCGACAGAAGGCTGTGCGCAGGCCCTCAAGCATGTACAGCACCACCAAGAAAAAGGAAAACCCAATAGAGGATGAGCTGATCTACAGAGTGG GAACCAGAGGGCGAGATAAAGGAGAGTTCACAAACCTTCAAGGCATCTCAACCTCCGGTAATGGGCGGATTGTGGTGGCAGACAGCAACAACCAGTGCATACAG GTATTCTCTAATGATGGCCAGTTTAAGATGAGGTTTGGGGTAAGAGGCCGTTCACCGGGGCAACTGCAGCGTCCCACAGGGGTCACAGTGGACATGAATGGTGACATAATTGTAGCTGACTATGACAATAGATGGATTAGCATCTTCTCTTCAGATGGCAAGTTCAAG AGTAAAATTGGTGCAGGGAGACTGATGGGACCCAAAGGTGTGGCTGTGGATAAAAATGGGCATATCATCACAGTTGATAACAAGGCCTGCTGTGTCTTCATCTTCCAATCCAATGGGAAGCTTGTGACAAAGTTTGGAGCCAGAGGAACATCAGACAGACACTTTGCAG agAAAAGTGGTGCAAACATTGCACTGGAAACAAAGATTAGTAAATCTGGCCCTGTTTTCA GTCCGCACTTTGTGGCCGTGAATAACAAAAATGAGATTGTGGTAACAGACTTCCATAACCATTCAGTCAAG GTGTACAATGCAGATGGAGAGTTCCTGTTTAAATTTGGCTCCCATGGAGAGGGAAATGGCCAGTTCAATGCTCCAACAGGCGTGGCTGTGGATTCAAATGGAAACATTATTGTGGCTGATTGGGGCAACAGTCGGATCCAG GTGTTCGACAGCTCAGGGTCCTTCCTCTCCTATATCAATACATCAGCAGACCCGCTGTATGGCCCACAGGGATTGGCCCTCACCTCTGATGGACATGTGGCAGTGGCAGACTCTGGGAACCACTGCTTTAAGGTCTACCGCTACCTGCAGTAG